One window of the Labilibaculum sp. genome contains the following:
- the rpsO gene encoding 30S ribosomal protein S15 — translation MYLSAEKKQELFEKYGKSNKDTGTAESQVALFSYRISHLTEHLKKNRKDYSTQRALQLLVGKRRNFLDYLKAKDIERYRAIIKALNIRK, via the coding sequence ATGTATTTATCAGCAGAGAAAAAGCAAGAGCTTTTCGAGAAGTACGGGAAGTCTAACAAAGATACTGGGACTGCAGAATCACAAGTAGCTTTGTTTTCATACCGTATCAGTCACTTGACTGAACATTTAAAGAAAAACAGAAAAGATTACAGTACCCAACGTGCACTGCAATTGCTAGTAGGTAAAAGAAGAAATTTTCTTGATTACTTAAAAGCAAAAGATATTGAAAGATACAGAGCTATTATTAAAGCTTTAAATATTCGTAAATAA
- a CDS encoding polyprenol monophosphomannose synthase: MVTNRIVIIPTYNEKENIEAIVRKVFSLDTAFDILIIEDNSPDGTAAIVKKLQNEFSQLHIIERKGKLGLGTAYITGFKWALEHKYEYVFEMDADFSHNPEDLIHLYKACSEKGGDMAIGSRYVSGVNVVNWPMGRVLMSYFASKYVRFVTGMKIHDATAGFKCYTRKVLETINLDNIRFKGYAFQIEMKFTTWKFGFNIIEVPIIFTDRTQGTSKMSGGIFNEAVWGVIKMKLRSFFTKYER; encoded by the coding sequence ATGGTGACGAATCGTATTGTTATTATACCAACTTACAACGAAAAAGAAAACATTGAAGCGATTGTAAGGAAGGTTTTTTCGCTGGATACAGCTTTTGATATTCTTATTATAGAAGATAACTCGCCGGACGGAACTGCAGCTATTGTAAAGAAACTGCAAAATGAGTTTTCGCAACTACATATTATAGAACGTAAGGGCAAGCTTGGTTTGGGAACAGCATATATTACCGGTTTTAAGTGGGCGTTGGAGCACAAATATGAATATGTGTTCGAAATGGATGCGGATTTTTCGCACAATCCGGAAGATTTAATTCACTTATATAAGGCTTGTTCGGAAAAAGGTGGAGATATGGCTATTGGTTCGCGCTACGTTTCCGGTGTAAATGTTGTAAATTGGCCTATGGGTAGGGTATTGATGTCGTATTTTGCATCGAAATATGTCCGGTTTGTAACGGGAATGAAAATTCATGATGCCACAGCCGGCTTTAAATGCTACACAAGAAAGGTGTTGGAAACGATTAATTTGGATAACATCCGGTTTAAAGGTTATGCTTTTCAGATTGAAATGAAGTTTACGACCTGGAAATTTGGTTTCAATATTATTGAAGTACCAATTATTTTTACGGACAGAACTCAGGGAACCTCTAAAATGAGTGGTGGAATTTTTAATGAAGCCGTTTGGGGAGTGATTAAAATGAAGTTAAGAAGCTTTTTCACCAAATACGAAAGATAG